A stretch of Miscanthus floridulus cultivar M001 chromosome 13, ASM1932011v1, whole genome shotgun sequence DNA encodes these proteins:
- the LOC136500907 gene encoding protein CHAPERONE-LIKE PROTEIN OF POR1, chloroplastic-like → MQAAAAFNRAAFTARPLHRPPRPLLHVAGAEYALAGRRGAPLTRPRCSGSLSVGVGSYGSGHTPVFPRQQSWDPYKLLGVDHDASEEEVQSARNFLLKQYAGYEESEEAIEGAYDKIIMNSYSHRKKSNINLKSKLKKQVEESPSWLKALLGYFEVPSLEIISRRFAFFAFFAGWSIATSAETGPTFQLALSLVSCIYFLNEKMKNLVRASTTGLGVFVGGWILGSFLVPVIPAFIIPPTWSLELLTSLTAYVFMFLGCTFLK, encoded by the exons ATgcaggccgccgccgccttcaACCGGGCAGCCTTCACCGCCCGCCCTCTGCATCGCCCCCCGAGGCCCCTCCTCCACGT AGCTGGGGCGGAGTATGCTTTGGCGGGAAGAAGAGGCGCGCCCCTGACACGGCCCCGGTGCTCCGGGAGCCTCTCCGTCGGCGTCGGCAGCTACGGCAGCG GGCACACTCCAGTATTTCCAAGACAACAATCATGGGATCCGTACAAACTTCTTGGCGTTGATCATGATGCATCTGAAGAAGAGGTCCAGAGTGCACGGAATTTTCTTCTAAAACAATACGCTGGGTATGAAGAAAGTGAAGAGGCCATTGAAGGTGCTTATGACAAGATAATAATGAATAGCTACTCACACCGTAAGAAATCCAACATCAATCTGAAAAGCAAGCTAAAAAAGCAAGTTGAAGAATCCCCATCATGGCTTAAGGCACTGCTTGGATACTTTGAGGTGCCATCACTAGAGATCATTTCAAGGAGATTTGCTTTTTTTGCATTCTTTGCTGGGTGGAGCATTGCAACTTCTGCTGAGACTGGGCCGACCTTTCAG CTTGCACTATCACTCGTCTCATGCATATACTTCCTCAATGAGAAGATGAAGAATCTTGTCAGGGCGTCCACCACAGG GCTCGGAGTCTTTGTGGGTGGTTGGATCTTGGGTTCTTTTCTTGTTCCAGTGATCCCAGCTTTCATCATCCCGCCTACATGGTCCCTTGAGCTCCTTACTTCGCTGACGGCTTATGTTTTCATGTTCTTGGGTTGCACTTTCCTCAAGTGA